From the bacterium genome, the window GGGCGTCGATCAGGGCTTGGAGGTTGGAACCGCCGCCGGAAGCGAAAACCGCAATCTTGATCATCCGGAGATCCTTCCTGTCCAAGGTCCCATCGGACATCCGTTAAACGAACTCGACGCCCTTCGGACCTTTCACCACTTCCCCGATCAGCATGGGCTGTCCGCCGTTCTTCTTGAGTTCCTTCATGGCCTTGGCGGCGTCCTTGGCTCCGACGATCAGCACCATCCCGATCCCCATGTTCAGGGAGCGGTAGGCATCCTCCTCGGGAACATTCCCGAGCCTAACCAACCACTTGAAGACCGGCGGAATGGGCCAGGATCCCTGGTGAAAACGGATGCGGCGGCCTTCCGGCAAGACCCGGGGCGGATTCTCCAAAAGACCGCCTCCCGTGATATGGGCCATGGCCTTCACCCGGACCTTATCGAGGATCGGATAGATCTCGTGGAAATAGCTCTTATGGGGCACCAGCAGGACCTCCCCAATGGGGCGGTTCGAGACCTCCCGGACCGCATCCTGGTACCGCACCCGGGCCACATCCTTGACGATCTTGCGGGCCAGGGAGTAACCATTCGTATGGAGAGAAACGGAGGGAAGGCCGATGCAGAGGTCCCCGGGCGTCACGTCCCGTCCGCGGATGACCCGGTCTTTCTCGACCACCCCCACGATGGTCCCGGCGATGTCGTAATCGCCCGGCTTATAGACCGAGGGCATCTCGGCGGTCTCGCCCCCGACCAGGGCCAGGTCCGTTCTGGCGCAAACATCCGCCATACCTTCCACCATCTGTTCCACAACGGCCGGGTCGAGCTTGCCCCCTGCGATGTAGTCGAGGAAAAAGAGCGGTTTTGCGCCTTGGACCAGGATGTCGTTGATGGAATGGCCCACGATGTCCATGCCCAGGCCCTTGAAGCGGCCCATGGCCACCCCGATCTGGGTCTTGGTCCCTACCCCGTCGGTCGAGCTGACCAACACGGGTCTGCGGTACCGCTTGGTATCGAGCTCGAAAAGACCGCCGAAAAGGCCGATGTCGGCCAGGACGTGCTTATTGAAGGTCCTCTTCACGTGTTTCTTGATGCGGCGGACGGCTTCGTTCCCTTTATCGATGTTCACGCCGGACGAACGGTAAGTGATCCTTTTCAAGGAAAGCTCCGGATGGGGGATTGGGACGGCCTATCGTAAAGGCTCCCTTAGGAGCGAACAAGGGCAAAGCAGGAGGAGCTTCCCAACCGGAGGATCGCAACAAGGCTTTGGATTCCAGCCGATGGCGCCCAACAAAAACCTTCCGGTCAGCGCTCCAAAAGCTTCCCCCGGTGGCTCTTGGAGCCCGCAGTCTTCTTGAAGGTTTCGGGCCAAAGTAGGATAATTCACCCCAATAAGAGCAAGGGGTGCCGTATGCGATCTTTCTTCATTTTGGCCATTTGCATCGTTTTCGGCGGCATGTTGATCACCACCCTCGCCTGCCCCTATGTCGGACCCCATTACCCCGTCACCTATGGCCTGACCCCCACTCCGACCGCCCCGCCCAGCGTGGCCATCACCATCTCCGGAACCGGCACCTACTCCACGGCCCCAAGCGCCGTGACCGTCTCCTCTTCCGGCGTGGTGACCGTGACGGACCAAAGCACCTACGGCTCGAACTTCCAGTTCTTCATCGGGAATGCCACCGCCTGCGCCCCGCTCACGTTGACCGTTCCGGCCGGCGGCACTGCGGTTTTCAGCGGGACCCCGTTCTCCACCCCGGGGATCTATTACTACCACGACATGAACCTTTCGAGTTGCGGAGTCACTTCCTGCGCCTCCACCTGCACCGCACCTTCGGGCACCATCGTCGCCCAATAGCCCGCCCTCAAGGGAATATCCTTACCCCTTTCTCGCGGATGGCTTCGGCCCACTCATGTCCCCCGTCCAACGGCAACATATCCAGGTAGTCGTCCTTCTCAAAGAAGCGTCCGATCCCCTTCCCGATCGCCTCCAAAAAGGGCCGCACCGAACCTTCCATCGGCGCCGCTGGATATCGGATCGCCAATAACAGGTGGGGTGATCCATCGCCGATGGCGAGCAGGACCAAGAAGGCCTCCTCGATCCCTTTCCCGGAGGCCAGATGTCCTTTCAAATACTCGACCAGCCCCTGTTTCCCCCCTAACTCCGGCGCTTCGAAGCGGTAGTTCGTATTGGAACGGGAAAGGACCGTATGCACTCCCTCTCCACCTTGGATCGGCAAGGTCCCCTCGGCCAGCATTCCGAGTTCCATCCGGGTGATCCGGCCGCCGATCGGCCCCGCCGGATTGATGATGATCTGGTCCACCTTGTTCTGCACCGCCAGCGCAAAAACCTGCCGTCCCTGGATGGCCACGTAGGCTTCTGGAAATTGAGGCCGCCACTGGTGGAGCGCCGCGCGGCTCGTGAAGGCAAGCCACAGGACCTCACCTTTTTCGCTCGGATGGGTCACCAATTGCAGTTCCTTCAAGGGCTGCCCGCCCAGGGCGGGGTCCAACTCGCGGGGCAACGGAAGGAGCAATGTCCCCTTCAGGAGCTCCAGGTAAAGCACCCGTCGGACCTTCATGTCCGGATGGGTGGCCATCTCGGCCATGATCCGCTCCAGGCCGGCGTTCCCGTCCCGCTGTTTGAAAAGTCCGAAGAAGTTCATGGAGTCCCCACAGGTTCAACGAAAAGCCAAATTCCCGGAGGTCGCGGTCGGTTGCGCCCGGTCCCTTCCGGGGGTAGAATCACACCATCCTATCCCTGCCGTCCAAGGAAAGACATGTCCTCCAAGGTCAAGATCTTCGCCGTCGGCGCCGTCTTCATCCTCTTCGCCTTCTTCTC encodes:
- the purM gene encoding phosphoribosylformylglycinamidine cyclo-ligase is translated as MKRITYRSSGVNIDKGNEAVRRIKKHVKRTFNKHVLADIGLFGGLFELDTKRYRRPVLVSSTDGVGTKTQIGVAMGRFKGLGMDIVGHSINDILVQGAKPLFFLDYIAGGKLDPAVVEQMVEGMADVCARTDLALVGGETAEMPSVYKPGDYDIAGTIVGVVEKDRVIRGRDVTPGDLCIGLPSVSLHTNGYSLARKIVKDVARVRYQDAVREVSNRPIGEVLLVPHKSYFHEIYPILDKVRVKAMAHITGGGLLENPPRVLPEGRRIRFHQGSWPIPPVFKWLVRLGNVPEEDAYRSLNMGIGMVLIVGAKDAAKAMKELKKNGGQPMLIGEVVKGPKGVEFV
- a CDS encoding SseB family protein, giving the protein MNFFGLFKQRDGNAGLERIMAEMATHPDMKVRRVLYLELLKGTLLLPLPRELDPALGGQPLKELQLVTHPSEKGEVLWLAFTSRAALHQWRPQFPEAYVAIQGRQVFALAVQNKVDQIIINPAGPIGGRITRMELGMLAEGTLPIQGGEGVHTVLSRSNTNYRFEAPELGGKQGLVEYLKGHLASGKGIEEAFLVLLAIGDGSPHLLLAIRYPAAPMEGSVRPFLEAIGKGIGRFFEKDDYLDMLPLDGGHEWAEAIREKGVRIFP